GCGGCTCGAGGACGCCGCCGCGCCGGTGGACGTCCTGGTCAACAACGCCGGGATGGGGGTGCACACCCCCCTGACCTCCACCGAGGTCGAGGTGCACGACGAGGCGATCGACGTGATGATCCGGGCGGTGCTGGTCCTCGGGGCCGCCGCGGCGCGGACCATGTCCGAGCGCGGCACCGGCATCATCGTCAACGTGGCCTCGGTGGCGGGGCAGGTGGCGATGGGCTCCTACTCGGCCATCAAGTCCTGGGTGGCGACCTACTCGGAGTCGCTCAGCCTGGAGATGGAGGGCAGCGGGGTGCAGGTGATGACCCTGATGCCCGGCTGGGTGCGCACCGAGTTCCACGAGCGCGCGAAGATCCGCACCAGCTCGATCCCGGACGCACTGTGGCTGGACGCGGACGAGCTGGTGGCCGACTGCCTGGCCGACCTGGAACGAGGGCGGACGCAGTCGATACCATCGAAGCGTTTCAAGGTCGTCTCCTGGTGC
Above is a window of Ruania suaedae DNA encoding:
- a CDS encoding SDR family NAD(P)-dependent oxidoreductase, producing the protein MRGSTHTTPVPIAGTAMVTGGTSGIGLAFARALAARGCDLVLVARNRQRLDATAEELRSEHGIAVETLVADLARRADVGVVARRLEDAAAPVDVLVNNAGMGVHTPLTSTEVEVHDEAIDVMIRAVLVLGAAAARTMSERGTGIIVNVASVAGQVAMGSYSAIKSWVATYSESLSLEMEGSGVQVMTLMPGWVRTEFHERAKIRTSSIPDALWLDADELVADCLADLERGRTQSIPSKRFKVVSWCANHFPRPLVRRATALIKKGRR